A DNA window from Vigna radiata var. radiata cultivar VC1973A unplaced genomic scaffold, Vradiata_ver6 scaffold_171, whole genome shotgun sequence contains the following coding sequences:
- the LOC106780279 gene encoding protein ACTIVITY OF BC1 COMPLEX KINASE 3, chloroplastic isoform X1: protein MATVAQPCPSWTSGSVPLSKRLTRRRFSGRINTLTRLTPQAALVQAPPSPSAPRDNSSIQVLTLSRANDLQAEARAMARAANASVYNPQLIASMYGSQPVKVVRRTLQIVVALGSFGLKLLLDQRNGVLVKNRRLRASELKNIFTKLGPTFVKLGQGLSTRPDICPPEYLEELSELQDGLPTFPDEEAFACIERELDLSLDSIFSSISPSPIAAASLGQVYKAQLKYSGRLVAVKVQRPAIEEAIGLDFYLIRGLGFFINKYVDIISSDVVALIDEFARRVFQELNYVQEGQNARRFKKLYADKEDICVPDVFWDYTSAKVLTMEWVDGVKLNEQEAIERQGLKVLDLVNTGIQCSLRQLLEYGYFHADPHPGNLLATPEGKLAFLDFGMMSETPEEARSAIIGHVVHLVNRDYEAMARDYYALDFLSPDVDVSPIVPALRDFFDDALNYTVSELNFKTLVDGLGNVLYQFPFNVPAYYALILRSLTVLEGLALYADPNFKVLAASYPYFAKRLLTDPNPYLRDALIELLFQDGRFRWGRLENLLVQGRMDRDFSAKEALQPVLKVLLSPDGEELRTLVIKEAVQVTEAFTLSTISDTYKSVPEFMKTLVFNGNANGPIIMSEVETQNMIELRDQVFRIWGLLQSSNDFDPDLLLPILQVLQQPEARRLGERVMGGITQRLAARFLQQVLRVPTSST from the exons ATGGCAACGGTGGCGCAGCCGTGTCCTTCATGGACGAGCGGTTCTGTTCCTCTCTCCAAGCGCCTCACACGACGTCGTTTCAGCGGCAGAATCAACACTCTCACGCGCCTCACCCCACAAGCTGCTCTGGTCCAAGCACCGCCTTCACCTTCCGCGCCCAGAGACAATAGCTCCATTCAGGTCCTCACCCTGTCACGTGCCAATGACTTGCAAGCCGAGGCCAGAGCCATGGCACGCGCGGCCAATGCGTCCGTCTACAACCCGCAACTGATAGCGTCCATGTATGGTTCCCAGCCCGTTAAG GTGGTGCGGAGGACCCTTCAGATTGTAGTTGCGTTGGGTTCGTTTGGGCTGAAGCTGTTGCTGGACCAGAGGAATGGAGTGCTTGTTAAGAATAGAAGACTTCGTGCGTCTGAGCTTAAGAACATATTTACGAAGCTGGGCCCCACTTTTGTGAAATTGGGTCAGGGATTATCCACAAGGCCTGACATATGCCCACCGGAGTATTTGGAAGAGCTTTCTGAGCTTCAA GATGGTTTGCCTACATTTCCTGATGAGGAGGCCTTTGCATGCATCGAGAGGGAATTGGATCTATCTCTTGACTCCATATTCTCTTCTATATCACCATCACCCATAGCAGCAGCCAGTTTGGGACAAGTCTATAAAGCTCAGTTGAAGTATTCAGGAAGACTTGTGGCTGTGAAGGTGCAACGCCCTGCTATTGAGGAAGCAATAGGATTGGACTTCTACCTGATAAGAGGTCTTGggtttttcattaataaatatgttGACATAATCAGTAGTGATGTTGTTGCGCTTATTGATGAATTTGCACGTAGAGTATTTCAGGAGCTCAACTATGTGCAG GAGGGACAAAATGCAAGGAGGTTCAAAAAATTGTATGCTGACAAGGAAGATATCTGTGTCCCTGATGTTTTCTGGGATTATACTAGTGCCAAAGTACTGACGATGGAGTGGGTTGATGGAGTCAAACTAAACGAGCAGGAAGCTATTGAGAGACAAGGATTAAAAGTGTTGGATCTGGTTAATACAGGCATTCAGTGCAGTCTCAGACAGCTACTTGAGTATGGATATTTCCATGCAGATCCACATCCTGGGAACCTTTTAGCGACACCGGAGGGAAAGCTTGCTTTTCTTGATTTTGGGATGATGAGTGAAACTCCGGAAGAAGCAAGATCTGCCATAATTGGCCATGTTGTTCACTTGGTTAACCGAGACTATGAAGCTATGGCTCGTGACTACTATGCTCTTGATTTCCTGTCACCTGATGTTGATGTATCACCAATTGTACCAGCACTACGAgacttttttgatgatgcacttAATTATACTGTGAGTGAACTTAACTTCAAGACACTGGTGGATGGTCTGGGAAACGTTTTGTATCAATTTCCATTTAATG TCCCAGCCTACTATGCTTTAATACTGAGGTCCCTCACTGTCTTAGAAGGTTTAGCACTTTATGCTGATCCCAATTTTAAGGTTCTTGCGGCATCATACCCATATTTTGCTAAGCGGCTGTTGACAGACCCAAACCCGTATCTAAGAGATGCTCTTATAGAGTTGCTTTTCCAGGATGGGAGATTCAG GTGGGGTAGACTTGAAAACCTGCTAGTCCAGGGGAGAATGGACAGAGATTTCTCTGCAAAAGAGGCTTTACAACCTGTCCTGAAGGTATTGTTGAGTCCAGATGGTGAAGAACTCAGGACCCTTGTTATTAAAGAAGCTGTTCAAGTGACTGAAGCTTTTACACTTAGCACAATTTCTGATACATACAAGTCAGTTCCTGAATTTATGAAGACTCTTGTTTTCAATGGCAATGCAAATGGACCCATTATAATGTCCGAAGTTGAAACACAAAACATGATAGAACTTAGAGATCAAGTATTCAGGATATGGGGACTTTTGCAATCATCTAATGATTTTGATCCAGATCTTTTACTACCTATACTACAG GTTCTTCAGCAACCTGAGGCACGCAGACTTGGGGAACGTGTTATGGGGGGGATCACTCAACGTCTTGCAGCACGCTTTCTGCAACAAGTACTTCGAGTTCCAACATCTTCCACATAG
- the LOC106780279 gene encoding protein ACTIVITY OF BC1 COMPLEX KINASE 3, chloroplastic isoform X2, with the protein MATVAQPCPSWTSGSVPLSKRLTRRRFSGRINTLTRLTPQAALVQAPPSPSAPRDNSSIQVLTLSRANDLQAEARAMARAANASVYNPQLIASMYGSQPVKVVRRTLQIVVALGSFGLKLLLDQRNGVLVKNRRLRASELKNIFTKLGPTFVKLGQGLSTRPDICPPEYLEELSELQDGLPTFPDEEAFACIERELDLSLDSIFSSISPSPIAAASLGQVYKAQLKYSGRLVAVKVQRPAIEEAIGLDFYLIRGLNVNFDRFLQEGQNARRFKKLYADKEDICVPDVFWDYTSAKVLTMEWVDGVKLNEQEAIERQGLKVLDLVNTGIQCSLRQLLEYGYFHADPHPGNLLATPEGKLAFLDFGMMSETPEEARSAIIGHVVHLVNRDYEAMARDYYALDFLSPDVDVSPIVPALRDFFDDALNYTVSELNFKTLVDGLGNVLYQFPFNVPAYYALILRSLTVLEGLALYADPNFKVLAASYPYFAKRLLTDPNPYLRDALIELLFQDGRFRWGRLENLLVQGRMDRDFSAKEALQPVLKVLLSPDGEELRTLVIKEAVQVTEAFTLSTISDTYKSVPEFMKTLVFNGNANGPIIMSEVETQNMIELRDQVFRIWGLLQSSNDFDPDLLLPILQVLQQPEARRLGERVMGGITQRLAARFLQQVLRVPTSST; encoded by the exons ATGGCAACGGTGGCGCAGCCGTGTCCTTCATGGACGAGCGGTTCTGTTCCTCTCTCCAAGCGCCTCACACGACGTCGTTTCAGCGGCAGAATCAACACTCTCACGCGCCTCACCCCACAAGCTGCTCTGGTCCAAGCACCGCCTTCACCTTCCGCGCCCAGAGACAATAGCTCCATTCAGGTCCTCACCCTGTCACGTGCCAATGACTTGCAAGCCGAGGCCAGAGCCATGGCACGCGCGGCCAATGCGTCCGTCTACAACCCGCAACTGATAGCGTCCATGTATGGTTCCCAGCCCGTTAAG GTGGTGCGGAGGACCCTTCAGATTGTAGTTGCGTTGGGTTCGTTTGGGCTGAAGCTGTTGCTGGACCAGAGGAATGGAGTGCTTGTTAAGAATAGAAGACTTCGTGCGTCTGAGCTTAAGAACATATTTACGAAGCTGGGCCCCACTTTTGTGAAATTGGGTCAGGGATTATCCACAAGGCCTGACATATGCCCACCGGAGTATTTGGAAGAGCTTTCTGAGCTTCAA GATGGTTTGCCTACATTTCCTGATGAGGAGGCCTTTGCATGCATCGAGAGGGAATTGGATCTATCTCTTGACTCCATATTCTCTTCTATATCACCATCACCCATAGCAGCAGCCAGTTTGGGACAAGTCTATAAAGCTCAGTTGAAGTATTCAGGAAGACTTGTGGCTGTGAAGGTGCAACGCCCTGCTATTGAGGAAGCAATAGGATTGGACTTCTACCTGATAAGAG GATTGAATGTAAATTTTGACAGGTTCCTGCAGGAGGGACAAAATGCAAGGAGGTTCAAAAAATTGTATGCTGACAAGGAAGATATCTGTGTCCCTGATGTTTTCTGGGATTATACTAGTGCCAAAGTACTGACGATGGAGTGGGTTGATGGAGTCAAACTAAACGAGCAGGAAGCTATTGAGAGACAAGGATTAAAAGTGTTGGATCTGGTTAATACAGGCATTCAGTGCAGTCTCAGACAGCTACTTGAGTATGGATATTTCCATGCAGATCCACATCCTGGGAACCTTTTAGCGACACCGGAGGGAAAGCTTGCTTTTCTTGATTTTGGGATGATGAGTGAAACTCCGGAAGAAGCAAGATCTGCCATAATTGGCCATGTTGTTCACTTGGTTAACCGAGACTATGAAGCTATGGCTCGTGACTACTATGCTCTTGATTTCCTGTCACCTGATGTTGATGTATCACCAATTGTACCAGCACTACGAgacttttttgatgatgcacttAATTATACTGTGAGTGAACTTAACTTCAAGACACTGGTGGATGGTCTGGGAAACGTTTTGTATCAATTTCCATTTAATG TCCCAGCCTACTATGCTTTAATACTGAGGTCCCTCACTGTCTTAGAAGGTTTAGCACTTTATGCTGATCCCAATTTTAAGGTTCTTGCGGCATCATACCCATATTTTGCTAAGCGGCTGTTGACAGACCCAAACCCGTATCTAAGAGATGCTCTTATAGAGTTGCTTTTCCAGGATGGGAGATTCAG GTGGGGTAGACTTGAAAACCTGCTAGTCCAGGGGAGAATGGACAGAGATTTCTCTGCAAAAGAGGCTTTACAACCTGTCCTGAAGGTATTGTTGAGTCCAGATGGTGAAGAACTCAGGACCCTTGTTATTAAAGAAGCTGTTCAAGTGACTGAAGCTTTTACACTTAGCACAATTTCTGATACATACAAGTCAGTTCCTGAATTTATGAAGACTCTTGTTTTCAATGGCAATGCAAATGGACCCATTATAATGTCCGAAGTTGAAACACAAAACATGATAGAACTTAGAGATCAAGTATTCAGGATATGGGGACTTTTGCAATCATCTAATGATTTTGATCCAGATCTTTTACTACCTATACTACAG GTTCTTCAGCAACCTGAGGCACGCAGACTTGGGGAACGTGTTATGGGGGGGATCACTCAACGTCTTGCAGCACGCTTTCTGCAACAAGTACTTCGAGTTCCAACATCTTCCACATAG